The following proteins are co-located in the Paludibaculum fermentans genome:
- a CDS encoding TIGR03435 family protein, whose protein sequence is MSPLAQAVIYSLVALPAIAQSPAFATITIKPALSANPPGARMRVLPGGNLTGSAVSVNALLSYAYDVPSNPSPRLSNLPEWALREKYDIEAKAPANAVPPGLPEGEARSRVQQMVRELLAGRFQLVLRVENRTMPVYALTIASGGPRLQKSPIAGKGCAFQTGPDACHNFVGGLGHPLNAKAIDMDDLAHYIANWTGLPVVNRSALSGLFTVNTEGWVPMRLPPPPPNTTATAVNPFAGLPTIFDVLRKLGLELKRQQDTLSVYTVEHIERPAAN, encoded by the coding sequence ATGTCACCACTCGCCCAAGCGGTCATCTACTCGCTCGTGGCTCTGCCGGCCATCGCTCAGTCGCCGGCATTCGCCACGATCACCATCAAACCGGCTCTCTCCGCCAACCCACCCGGCGCGCGCATGCGAGTGCTGCCTGGCGGAAACCTCACGGGAAGCGCGGTCTCTGTGAATGCCCTGCTGAGTTACGCCTACGACGTGCCGTCCAACCCATCGCCGCGTCTTTCGAACCTGCCCGAATGGGCCCTTCGGGAGAAGTACGACATCGAAGCGAAAGCGCCCGCCAACGCCGTCCCGCCCGGTCTTCCCGAAGGCGAAGCGCGAAGCCGGGTTCAGCAAATGGTCCGCGAGCTCCTCGCCGGCCGTTTCCAACTCGTGCTGCGGGTGGAGAACAGAACGATGCCGGTCTATGCACTCACCATAGCCAGCGGAGGCCCGAGGCTCCAGAAGTCACCGATCGCCGGGAAAGGCTGCGCCTTCCAAACTGGTCCCGATGCTTGCCATAACTTCGTCGGTGGCTTGGGTCATCCCCTGAATGCGAAGGCCATCGATATGGACGATCTTGCGCATTACATCGCCAACTGGACCGGCTTGCCGGTCGTGAACCGCTCAGCACTCAGCGGGCTGTTCACCGTGAATACCGAAGGCTGGGTCCCCATGCGCCTCCCCCCTCCGCCCCCCAACACCACGGCCACAGCCGTGAATCCGTTCGCCGGCCTCCCCACCATCTTCGATGTCCTACGAAAACTTGGTCTCGAACTAAAACGGCAACAAGACACATTGTCGGTATACACCGTGGAACACATCGAGCGCCCAGCCGCCAACTGA
- a CDS encoding helix-turn-helix domain-containing protein, with translation MPRTTPSLLPRLARLVTSLGENIRMARLRRAHSLETVAERAGITRKTLYRVERGDPAVALGIYARVLQALRLENDLAAIAADDVLGRKLQDLNLEPKTRAPKRKVAANNPHQEEPGLAIPAQSPQAKPGTRKPRKNLPRKDQA, from the coding sequence GCGGCTGGCTCGGTTGGTCACCAGCCTGGGGGAAAACATCCGGATGGCTCGACTGCGGCGCGCGCATTCACTGGAAACCGTGGCTGAGCGAGCGGGCATCACCCGCAAGACGTTGTATCGAGTGGAGCGCGGCGATCCCGCTGTCGCCCTGGGCATCTATGCGCGCGTGCTACAGGCGCTTCGTCTGGAGAACGATCTCGCCGCAATTGCCGCCGACGATGTCCTGGGGCGGAAGCTCCAGGACCTGAATCTCGAGCCGAAAACGAGAGCACCAAAACGGAAGGTCGCGGCAAACAACCCGCACCAGGAGGAACCCGGTTTGGCGATCCCAGCCCAATCTCCGCAAGCTAAGCCCGGAACCAGGAAACCCAGGAAGAACCTGCCCCGGAAGGACCAGGCGTAA